The DNA window CGGGCGGGGCGGCCGACGGGGAGCGGCCCGTGTCGGTGAGGCGGCCGGGAGGCTGGTTCAGCAGGACGGCGGCGGTGACGGCGGACGCCGCCAGGACCGCGGCCGCGGCCACCGCGCCCATGATCAGCCCCCGGGGACGGGAACGGCCCGGCACGGTCCCGGCCGGCCGCCGGGGAGCCGTCCCCACCGGCGCGGGGCCGCCGGGAGGGGGGCCGGGGGTGACGAGGGCGACCATCAGGTGCTGCGCCGTGGGCCGACGCCCCGGCTCCTTCGACAGGCAGGCGGCGAGCAGCCCCCGCAGCCGCTCAGGTAACGGCGACAGATCGGGCTCGCTGTGCAGCACCCGGTGCAGCACCGCCGGCACGGTGTCGGCCCCGAACGGGCTCACCCCCGTTCCCGCGTACACCATCGAGGCCGCCCACGCGAACACGTCGGAGGCGGCCGACGCGGGCGTCCCGTTGATCTGCTCGGGCGCCAGGTAGGCGGGCGTCCCGATGATCCCGGACGTGAGCGTCGCCGCGCCCTCCGCCCGCGCGATGCCGAAGTCGACCACGCGCGGCCCGTCCGGCCCCAGCAGGACGTTGCCGGGCTTGAAGTCGCGGTGCACGATCCCGGCCGCGTGGATGGCGGCCAGGGCGGTGGCGGTGCCGACGACCAGCCGTTCGAGCTCGCCGCCGCGCAGCGGCCCGCGCTCGCGCACCCGCTCGGCCAGGGAGGGGCCGTCCACGTACTCGCTCACCACGTACGGCCGCGGCCCGTCCACGGAGGCGTCGAGGACCCGCGCCGTGCAGAAGGAGGCGATGCCCTCCAGCGCGTCGAGCTCGCGGGCGAGCCGGGCCCGCGTCTCCCGGTCGCCCGCGCTGAGCAGCTTGACCGCGACGGGGTCGCCGCCCCCGGCCGGATGGGCGAGGTAGACGACGCCCTGCCCGCCCTCGCCGAGCCGCCCGGCCAGGCGGTATCCGCCCAGCGATTCCGGGTCGTCCGGGGTGAGGGGGTGCGCCATGGCGGATACGTTACCGGTCCTCCTGCGTCAGGAAAGATCGCCAGGTACCTTGTTGCCTCGCGTCAAATGGCTCCTTACACGGAGGTAACGGGGAATGTCCAAGGTCACGGTCCGTGCGCGCCTGCGGTACTGGTTCGACAACACGATGTCGAAAGGCACCGCCTCGCTGATCGGGTGGCTGGCCGTCGTGTCGGTGGCGCTCATCGTGTCGGTGGCGGCGTTCACGCTGTGGCTGGCGCCGGGCGAGCCGGACGGCGCGGGCCACGCGGGCGAGGTCTTATGGATCACGCTCATGCACGCGCTGACCCCGAGCAAGGTGGCGAGCGACAAGGGGTCGGCCGCGTACCTGGCGGTGATGTTCGCCGGCTCGCTCGGCGGCCTGTTCATCGTCAGCATGCTCGTCGGCCTGCTGTCCAACGGGCTGAAGCAGCAGGTGGACCGCCTGCGCAGGGGGCGCTCGCGGATCGTGGAGTCCGGCCACACGGTGGTGCTCGGCTGGTCGGACCAGGTGTTCACCATCGTGGGCGAGCTGGTCAAGGCGCACGCCAGCCAGAAGCGGTCGGCCGTCGCGATCCTCGCCGACCGCGACAAGCTGGACATGGAGGAGGACCTCCGCGAGCACCTCGGCGACCTCGGCCGTACCCGGCTGATCTGCCGCACCGGCAAGCCCACGGAGCCGCACGACCTCGCGCTCATGAACCTCGCCGCCGCGCGGAGCGTCGTCGTGCTCTCGCCGCAGGGCGAGGACCCGGACGCGCACGTCATCAAGATCCTGCTCGCGCTGGCCAAGCGCGAGGGCGCGCACCCGCCGGTGGTCGCCGCGCTCGCCTCCGGCCGCAACCTCGCCGCCGCCCGCCTGGCCGGCGGCCCGGACGTGCACCTGGTCGACTCCGACGACACCGCCGCCCGGCTCATCGTGCAGTCCTCGCGCCAGTCCGGCCTGTCCGTCGTCTGCATGGACCTGCTGAACTTCGACGGCGGCGAGATCTACCTGCGCACCCCGAGGAAGCTCGTCGGCGTCACCTACGGGGAGGCGCTGCACGCCTACCAGACCGCCGTCGTGATCGGCCTGCGCCGTCCGTCCGGCGTCGTGCTCAACCCGCCGGGCGACACCGTGATCGGCGCGGACGACGAGATCATCGTCATCGCCGCCGACGACTCCCACGTACGCCTCGCCGCCGGCAAGCCGTCCGTGGACGAGTCCGCCATCGCCGCTCCCGCCGCCGGGCGGCCGGGGCCCGCGCCCGAGCGCACGCTGCTGCTCAACTGGAACGGCCGCGCCGAGCGGATCGTCCGCCTCCTCGACGCCTACGCGGCGCCAGGCTCGGTCCTGGAGATCGCCGCCGACCACCCGAGGGCCGGCGCCGGGCTTTCCGGGCTGGGCAACCTCACCGTCAACGTCAAGGACTGCGACACCACCGACCGCTTCGCCCTGGAGGCGCTCGGCGTCGGCGTGTTCCAGCACGTGATCGTCCTGTCCGACGACCGGTTCGACCCGCACCACGCCGACACGCGCACGCTCATGACCCTGCTGCAGCTCCGCGACATGCAGAGCGCGCTCGGCGAGCACTACTCGATCGTCAGCGAGATGCACGACGAGAACAACCGGACCCTCGCCGAGGTCACCGAGGCCGACGACATCGTCATCAGCGACACGGTCATCGGCCTGCTGCTGGCGCAGCTCGCCGAGAACCGCCACCTCGCCGAGGTGTTCGGCGCCCTCTTCGACTCGCACGGCTCGGAGATCTACCTCCGCCCCGCCTCCTCGTACGTCCGTACCGGGACGCAGGTGACGTTCTCCACGGTGATCGAGGCCGCCCGGCGGCGCGGCGAGAGCGCCGTCGGCTACCGTGCCCGCGCCGGCCGCGACGAGCCGCCGCACTACGGCATCGTCCTCAACCCCGGCACGTCGGACCCGGTGGTCCTCGCCGAGGGCGACGCCGTCATCGTCCTGGCCGACCACTAGAGCCGGACGCCGGTCCCGCCGGGACCCGTTACCGTTTCTGGCGTGAGGACCATCGACTGGGTGGACGGCGCGATCGAGCTGATCGACCAGACGCTGCTGCCCGACACGTGCGTGACGCTGCGCCTCCACACCGTGGACGAGCTCGTCGACGCGATCCGCCGGCTCGCCGTGCGCGGCGCGCCGGCCCTCGGCGTGGCCGGCGCGCTCGGCGTCGTGCTCGCCGACGGCGACCCGGAGCTGATCGCCCGGCTGCGCGCCGCCCGTCCCACCGCCGTCAACCTCGCCTGGGGCGTCGACCGTGCCGCCGCCAGGCTCGGCGAGGGCAGGGACGCCGTGCTCGCCGCCGCGCTGCGCCTGCGCGACGACGACATCGCCGCCTGCCGGGCGATGGGGGAGCGCGGCGCCGACCTGCTGGAGGGCGACCGGCTGCGGATCATGACCGTGTGCAACACCGGCGCGCTCGCCGCCGTCGAGCGCGGCACCGCGCTCGGCGTCGTCCGTACGCTGCACGAGCGCGGCCGGCTGGCCGAGGTCCTCGCGCTGGAGACCCGGCCGCTGCTGCAGGGCGCCAGGCTCACCACCTGGGAGCTGGCCAGGATGGGCGCGCCGCACCGCCTCGTCGCCGACTCGGCGGGCCCCTACCTGCTGGCCAGGGGCGAGGTGGACGCGGTCCTCATCGGCGCCGACCGCATCGCCGCCAACGGCGACACCGCCAACAAGATCGGCTCGTACGCCCTCGCGCTCGGCGCCGAGCGCGCCGGCGTCCCGTTCGTCGTCGTCGCCCCCGAGTCCACCATCGACCCCGGCACCCCGACCGGCGGGCACATCGAGATCGAGGACCGCGGCGCCGACGAGATCGTCACGGTCAGGGGCGTGCGGGTCGCCCCGGAGGGGACCGACGCGCTCAACCCGGCCTTCGACGTCACCCCGCGCGACCTCATCACCGCCATCGTGACGGAGAGCCGGGTGATTCGCCCGTAGGCAAATCGGCCATCTTCGGGACCTGTCCGCGTATCCCTTGTTACGCTCAGTATTCCCCGCACAAGTCTTCGGAGCTCGTCTTGGCCATCGACCTGGTGTCACGGCACGACTGGAACGCCCGCGCCCCCCGCGGAGACTACTCACAGCTCGACTCCGCCAAAGGGGTGAAGGTCCACTACACCGGCGGCAGGGTCGATCCCGGCATCGTCGGCGACCACGCCGCCTGCGCGGCGCTGGTGCGCTCCATCCAGGCGTACCACATGGACGGCAACGGCTGGGTCGACATCGGCTACTCCTTTGTGGCCTGCCCCCATCGCAAGGTGTTCGAGGGGCGCGGGCTGCACCACCTGCCCGCCGCCAACGGCCCCGGGCTCAACGCCGGCCACTACGCGGTGCTCGGACTGGTCGGCAACAGCGGGCTCGTGCAGCCCACCGGCCCGATCCTGCACGCCATCCTCGACGCCGTCGAGCACGTACGCGCCCGCGGCGGCGCCGGCAAGGAGATCAAGGGGCACCGCGACGGCTATTCCACCGACTGCCCCGGCGACCCCCTCTACTCCTGGGTGCGCCGGGGCGCGCCCCGGCCGTCGGGCGGGGAGGAGCCGCCGCCGCCGGGTCCGGCCGCGCCGCCGTTCCCCGGACGCCTGCTGTCGTACCCGCCGGTCGTGCGCGGCGACGACGTGCGCGCCTGGCAGGGCCGCATGCGCGAGCGCGGTTTCGACCTCGACGCCGACGGCGCGTACGGCCCCGCCTCCCGCGCCGCCTGCGTCGCCTTCCAACGGGGGCAGGGCATCGCCGACGACGGCGTGGTGGGCCCGCTCACCTGGCGGCTCACCTGGGAGGCTCCGCGGAGCTGATCAGGATGTCGGGGGCCCCTGGGGTGCTGGCTCCGACCGGTTCCGCCTACTATCCGAACCATGGAACTCGCAGCGGGGTTCACGCCCACGACCCGGGACGACTGGCGGGAGCTGGCGGCGGCCGTCCTGCTCAGGTCCGGGATCGAGGCGGGCTCGCCCGAGGAGGCGCTGTCCACCACCACCTACGACGGCCTGACGATCGCACCCCTCTACGACCTGGACGACCTGCCCGGCGATCCCGGGCTGCCGGGCGCGCCGCCGTACGTGCGGGGCGCCCGGACGGTCCCCGGCTGGGACGTCCGGCAGCGGCACGCCGTGCCCGACCCCGAGGCGGTGCTGGCCGACCTGGAGAACGGCGTCACCTCGTTGTGGCTGGTCGTCGGCGACGGCGCGATCCCGCCGGAGGCGCTGGCCGACGTGCTGAAGGACGTGCTGCTCGACCTGGCCCCCGTGGTCCTGGACGCGGGCGGGCGCACCCGCGAGGCCGCCGAGGCGCTGCTCGCGCTGGCGGCCGGGCGCGGCGTCGCCGTCTCCGGCAACCTGGGGGGCTCCGGCGCGGCCGGGGCGGAGCTGGCGGTGCGGTGCGCCGCCGAGTTCCCGGGGCTGCGGGCCGTCACCGTCGACGCCACCGGTTGGCACGACGCGGGCGGCGGCGACGCCGACGAGCTGGGCTGCTCGATCGCGCGCGGCGTGGCCGAGCTGCGCGAGCTCACCCGGGCCGGCCTGCCGGTCGAGCAGGCGCTGGACCAGATCGAGTTCCGCTACGCCGCCACCGACGACCAGTTCGCCACCATCGCCAAGCTGCGCGCCGCCCGGCGGCTGTGGGCCAGGGTCGCCGAGGTGTGCGGCGCTCCGGGGCACGGCGGCCAGCGGCAGCACGCGGTCACCAGCTCGGCCATGATGACCGTCCGCGACCCGTACACGAACCTGCTGCGCACCACCGTCGCCTGCTTCGCCGCCGGGGTCGGCGGGGCCGACGCCGTCACCGTGCAGCCGTTCGACGCCGCGCTCGGACTGCCGGACGACTTCTCCCGCCGGCTCGCCCGCAACACCCAGGCCCTGCTGCTGGAGGAGGCGCACCTGGCCCGCGTGCTCGACCC is part of the Nonomuraea coxensis DSM 45129 genome and encodes:
- a CDS encoding peptidoglycan recognition protein family protein; the encoded protein is MAIDLVSRHDWNARAPRGDYSQLDSAKGVKVHYTGGRVDPGIVGDHAACAALVRSIQAYHMDGNGWVDIGYSFVACPHRKVFEGRGLHHLPAANGPGLNAGHYAVLGLVGNSGLVQPTGPILHAILDAVEHVRARGGAGKEIKGHRDGYSTDCPGDPLYSWVRRGAPRPSGGEEPPPPGPAAPPFPGRLLSYPPVVRGDDVRAWQGRMRERGFDLDADGAYGPASRAACVAFQRGQGIADDGVVGPLTWRLTWEAPRS
- a CDS encoding methylmalonyl-CoA mutase subunit beta, which encodes MELAAGFTPTTRDDWRELAAAVLLRSGIEAGSPEEALSTTTYDGLTIAPLYDLDDLPGDPGLPGAPPYVRGARTVPGWDVRQRHAVPDPEAVLADLENGVTSLWLVVGDGAIPPEALADVLKDVLLDLAPVVLDAGGRTREAAEALLALAAGRGVAVSGNLGGSGAAGAELAVRCAAEFPGLRAVTVDATGWHDAGGGDADELGCSIARGVAELRELTRAGLPVEQALDQIEFRYAATDDQFATIAKLRAARRLWARVAEVCGAPGHGGQRQHAVTSSAMMTVRDPYTNLLRTTVACFAAGVGGADAVTVQPFDAALGLPDDFSRRLARNTQALLLEEAHLARVLDPAGGSWYVERRTADLAEKAWAWFQEIEAAGGADAAGELIAARVAATRERRAADIARRRFPITGVSEYPDLAERPVPRDGNGIATPRYAEEFEALRDLAESRPERPKVFLATIGPVAAHTARAAFAANLFRAGGFATETAGPGADPGQIATAFAVSGARVACLCSSDPLYAEHAAPVAAALRRAGARRVWLAGRGRYDGVDGTVHAGCDALHVLRATYDDVLDDDLGVTR
- the mtnA gene encoding S-methyl-5-thioribose-1-phosphate isomerase, giving the protein MRTIDWVDGAIELIDQTLLPDTCVTLRLHTVDELVDAIRRLAVRGAPALGVAGALGVVLADGDPELIARLRAARPTAVNLAWGVDRAAARLGEGRDAVLAAALRLRDDDIAACRAMGERGADLLEGDRLRIMTVCNTGALAAVERGTALGVVRTLHERGRLAEVLALETRPLLQGARLTTWELARMGAPHRLVADSAGPYLLARGEVDAVLIGADRIAANGDTANKIGSYALALGAERAGVPFVVVAPESTIDPGTPTGGHIEIEDRGADEIVTVRGVRVAPEGTDALNPAFDVTPRDLITAIVTESRVIRP
- a CDS encoding serine/threonine protein kinase, translating into MAHPLTPDDPESLGGYRLAGRLGEGGQGVVYLAHPAGGGDPVAVKLLSAGDRETRARLARELDALEGIASFCTARVLDASVDGPRPYVVSEYVDGPSLAERVRERGPLRGGELERLVVGTATALAAIHAAGIVHRDFKPGNVLLGPDGPRVVDFGIARAEGAATLTSGIIGTPAYLAPEQINGTPASAASDVFAWAASMVYAGTGVSPFGADTVPAVLHRVLHSEPDLSPLPERLRGLLAACLSKEPGRRPTAQHLMVALVTPGPPPGGPAPVGTAPRRPAGTVPGRSRPRGLIMGAVAAAAVLAASAVTAAVLLNQPPGRLTDTGRSPSAAPPATTSPASGNGSTAPTSPPTSLPASPPASVASRPAGNPRIPAAFAGHWSGHTTSTNPMDGDGADNEVRLKSGESTAEWREDNNGGKCRGTITLTQVEDTRLTFSLGANEGGCIAGTIWLDLRPDGTLGYTWRDEPGLGLVTQTGSLSKN
- a CDS encoding CASTOR/POLLUX-related putative ion channel codes for the protein MSKVTVRARLRYWFDNTMSKGTASLIGWLAVVSVALIVSVAAFTLWLAPGEPDGAGHAGEVLWITLMHALTPSKVASDKGSAAYLAVMFAGSLGGLFIVSMLVGLLSNGLKQQVDRLRRGRSRIVESGHTVVLGWSDQVFTIVGELVKAHASQKRSAVAILADRDKLDMEEDLREHLGDLGRTRLICRTGKPTEPHDLALMNLAAARSVVVLSPQGEDPDAHVIKILLALAKREGAHPPVVAALASGRNLAAARLAGGPDVHLVDSDDTAARLIVQSSRQSGLSVVCMDLLNFDGGEIYLRTPRKLVGVTYGEALHAYQTAVVIGLRRPSGVVLNPPGDTVIGADDEIIVIAADDSHVRLAAGKPSVDESAIAAPAAGRPGPAPERTLLLNWNGRAERIVRLLDAYAAPGSVLEIAADHPRAGAGLSGLGNLTVNVKDCDTTDRFALEALGVGVFQHVIVLSDDRFDPHHADTRTLMTLLQLRDMQSALGEHYSIVSEMHDENNRTLAEVTEADDIVISDTVIGLLLAQLAENRHLAEVFGALFDSHGSEIYLRPASSYVRTGTQVTFSTVIEAARRRGESAVGYRARAGRDEPPHYGIVLNPGTSDPVVLAEGDAVIVLADH